One stretch of Niallia sp. XMNu-256 DNA includes these proteins:
- a CDS encoding glucose-6-phosphate isomerase gives MTHIQFDYTKALPFFSEHEITYLQDAVKVAHHSLHEQTGAGSDYLGWIDLPVDYDKEEFSRIQKAAEKIKNDSDVLIVIGIGGSYLGARAAIEALQHSFFNALSKEQRKAPQIIFAGNNISSTYMHDIIDLLEGKDFSINVISKSGTTTEPAIAFRLFRKLLEEKYGKEEALTRTYVTTDKEKGALKTVAVEEGMETFVIPDDVGGRYSVLTAVGLLPIAASGLDIEAMMKGAAAAREDFSCSELSENLAYQYAAVRNILYNKGKTVEMLINYEPALQYFAEWWKQLFGESEGKDQKGIYPSSANFSTDLHSLGQYVQEGRRILFETVIKVEKPKHELTIDEIEKDLDGLNYLAGKTVDFVNNKAFQGTLLAHTDGGVPNLIVTIPQLDEYTFGYLVYFFEKACAMSGYLLGVNPFDQPGVEAYKVNMFALLGKPGFEEKKVELEKRLK, from the coding sequence TTCCTTACATGAACAAACAGGTGCAGGAAGTGATTATTTAGGTTGGATTGATTTACCAGTCGATTATGACAAAGAAGAATTCTCTCGTATTCAAAAAGCGGCTGAGAAAATTAAAAATGATTCTGATGTCCTTATTGTAATTGGAATTGGTGGTTCTTATTTAGGTGCACGTGCAGCTATTGAAGCACTTCAGCATAGTTTTTTCAATGCACTCTCGAAGGAGCAGCGGAAAGCACCACAAATCATTTTTGCAGGGAACAATATTAGCTCAACTTATATGCATGACATAATCGATTTATTAGAAGGTAAAGATTTCTCGATTAATGTGATTTCCAAATCTGGAACAACGACTGAGCCAGCGATTGCTTTCCGCTTATTCCGTAAATTATTAGAAGAGAAATACGGAAAAGAAGAGGCCTTGACACGTACATATGTAACAACAGACAAAGAAAAGGGTGCACTTAAAACCGTTGCAGTTGAAGAAGGTATGGAAACCTTTGTGATACCTGATGATGTGGGTGGTCGCTATTCTGTATTAACAGCAGTTGGTCTTTTGCCTATTGCTGCGAGTGGCCTTGATATCGAAGCAATGATGAAAGGTGCAGCGGCGGCCCGTGAAGATTTTAGTTGTTCAGAGCTTAGTGAAAATCTAGCCTATCAATATGCTGCCGTAAGAAACATTTTATATAACAAAGGGAAAACTGTAGAGATGCTGATTAACTATGAACCAGCACTTCAATATTTTGCAGAATGGTGGAAACAACTATTTGGGGAAAGTGAAGGAAAAGACCAGAAAGGAATCTATCCTTCTTCCGCTAATTTCTCAACCGATCTTCACTCACTAGGTCAGTATGTCCAAGAGGGTCGTCGTATTCTATTTGAAACGGTTATTAAAGTAGAAAAGCCAAAACATGAATTAACGATTGATGAAATTGAGAAGGATTTAGATGGATTAAACTATTTAGCTGGAAAAACAGTTGATTTTGTTAATAATAAAGCGTTCCAAGGAACATTGCTTGCTCATACAGATGGCGGAGTTCCAAATCTTATTGTGACAATCCCTCAACTAGACGAATATACATTTGGGTATTTAGTGTATTTCTTTGAAAAAGCATGTGCCATGAGTGGATATTTACTTGGCGTAAATCCATTTGATCAACCAGGTGTTGAAGCCTATAAAGTGAACATGTTTGCATTGCTTGGCAAGCCAGGTTTTGAAGAGAAAAAAGTAGAGCTTGAGAAGCGATTGAAATAA
- a CDS encoding NAD-binding protein, with translation MPSQIYLGFIRLPLLLRTFIIAISSIIIFGIIVHFIEPDSFPTIFDGIWWAIITASTVGYGDFFPSSIFGRLAGILLILSSAGFLSSFFVALATTAATRQNDYLEGKAIFRGKNHYIIVGWNERSKEVVQSLLIKQKTVSITLIDASLTKNPLPNHNIHFVKGVANQDSTLLQANIENATKVIITADTNLGEMQADMNSILTLLAVKGLNPNVETIIEILTNDQIANAKRAGADEIIQTNILTSFVIHQSINSQDMVTSFLDLLYQLSEEKITFKEADIDELNKDYTSLGMKYLEEGMTLLGVKRGGATILNPPKPFAIEKKDQLILIT, from the coding sequence TTGCCTAGCCAGATTTACTTAGGTTTTATTCGTTTACCACTTTTACTTAGGACGTTTATCATTGCCATTTCATCAATTATTATCTTTGGTATTATCGTCCATTTTATTGAACCAGATTCCTTCCCAACTATTTTTGATGGCATATGGTGGGCCATCATAACCGCTTCTACTGTTGGTTATGGAGACTTTTTTCCTTCGTCAATTTTTGGTAGACTCGCTGGAATTCTTTTAATCCTATCTAGCGCAGGATTCTTGTCTTCCTTTTTTGTTGCCTTAGCAACAACAGCCGCTACAAGGCAAAATGATTACCTTGAAGGAAAGGCCATTTTCCGAGGGAAGAACCATTATATTATTGTAGGCTGGAATGAACGTTCAAAAGAGGTCGTTCAATCCTTATTAATTAAACAAAAAACCGTTTCTATCACTTTGATTGATGCCTCCTTAACTAAAAACCCACTGCCCAATCATAATATTCATTTTGTAAAGGGGGTAGCCAATCAAGATTCGACTCTCCTTCAAGCCAATATTGAAAACGCAACCAAAGTTATCATTACCGCTGATACAAACTTAGGGGAGATGCAGGCAGACATGAATAGCATTTTGACCCTCCTTGCGGTTAAAGGGTTAAATCCAAACGTTGAAACCATTATTGAGATCTTAACGAATGATCAAATAGCCAATGCTAAGCGGGCTGGGGCGGATGAAATTATTCAGACGAACATTTTAACAAGCTTTGTCATTCATCAAAGTATTAATTCTCAAGATATGGTTACTTCCTTTTTAGACTTGTTGTACCAGTTGTCAGAGGAAAAAATTACGTTTAAAGAGGCAGATATTGACGAGCTGAATAAAGACTATACGAGCTTAGGGATGAAATATTTAGAAGAAGGCATGACTTTATTAGGGGTAAAACGAGGCGGAGCTACTATTTTGAATCCACCAAAGCCATTCGCCATTGAAAAAAAAGATCAATTGATCCTCATTACTTAA
- a CDS encoding helix-turn-helix domain-containing protein, translating into MGENTLCPKFFKATEILSKRWNALIINQLLLGPQRFCSISSSLPISGRLLSERLKDLEKEDIVSREVYPEVPVRIEYRLTAKGLALQKVFEEMTHWSQEWIQIEAKKD; encoded by the coding sequence ATGGGGGAAAACACCCTTTGTCCTAAGTTCTTCAAAGCAACCGAGATTCTTAGTAAACGTTGGAATGCCTTAATTATCAATCAACTGTTATTAGGACCACAACGTTTTTGCTCAATCAGCTCCTCGTTGCCTATTAGTGGCCGTCTGCTATCTGAACGTTTAAAAGACTTGGAGAAAGAAGACATTGTATCCCGAGAAGTTTACCCTGAAGTTCCTGTAAGAATTGAATATAGATTGACTGCTAAGGGGTTAGCATTACAGAAGGTTTTTGAGGAAATGACTCATTGGTCTCAGGAATGGATACAAATTGAAGCAAAAAAAGACTGA
- a CDS encoding GTP cyclohydrolase II — MITEKTKKLLMNKMTILKDNDKNDLCLVGPVNLPVQLDGEVVIFQWYTWMPLEGIPAEKEMILESIATLDLAQHQQSSVLVYGDFENANEAFIRMHSICHTGDIFGSKRCDCGFQLRQSMKMIVEKGSGALFYLANHEGRGIGLLSKSFAYILQQEGYDTVEANHALGFPDDTRSYEEAIRVLKGLRTRPVTLITNNPRKIEALKAHGLMIHDHIPLWGDISEYNEFYLATKVEKAGHIKKGELIIAN, encoded by the coding sequence ATGATCACTGAAAAAACAAAAAAACTCTTAATGAATAAAATGACCATTTTAAAGGATAACGATAAAAACGACCTTTGTTTAGTAGGACCAGTAAATCTTCCTGTTCAATTAGATGGGGAAGTTGTTATATTTCAATGGTATACATGGATGCCTCTAGAAGGCATTCCGGCAGAAAAAGAAATGATCCTCGAATCGATTGCAACATTGGATCTTGCACAGCATCAACAATCGTCCGTGTTGGTATATGGTGATTTTGAAAATGCGAATGAAGCCTTTATCAGGATGCATAGCATTTGCCATACGGGTGATATTTTTGGGAGTAAACGATGTGACTGTGGCTTTCAGCTTCGTCAATCGATGAAAATGATTGTTGAGAAAGGGAGCGGTGCTCTGTTTTATCTAGCGAATCACGAAGGACGAGGTATAGGCTTATTGTCAAAATCATTCGCCTATATTCTACAACAAGAGGGATACGATACAGTAGAGGCAAACCACGCGCTCGGTTTTCCGGACGATACTCGATCCTATGAAGAAGCAATTCGTGTCTTAAAAGGTCTACGAACTCGCCCGGTGACATTAATTACAAATAATCCAAGGAAGATTGAAGCCCTTAAAGCTCATGGACTAATGATACACGATCATATTCCATTATGGGGTGATATCTCTGAATATAATGAGTTTTATTTAGCGACAAAGGTTGAAAAAGCAGGGCATATTAAAAAAGGTGAGCTAATTATTGCAAACTAA